A window of the Brassica oleracea var. oleracea cultivar TO1000 chromosome C1, BOL, whole genome shotgun sequence genome harbors these coding sequences:
- the LOC106338008 gene encoding receptor-like protein 12 translates to MINDTFPFWLRSLPELKILVLRSNAFHGLMHQTSFPKLQIIDISHNHFNGALPSDYFVKWIAMSSLGTVSDQPDEMYMGYYYYQDSMVLMNKGLEVELVRILKIFRALDFSGNKFEGEIPRSIGQLKELHVLNFSNNAFTGHIPSSLGNLTALESLDVSQNQLSGEIPQELGSLSFLSYMNFSHNQLSGLVPGGTQFRRQNCTSFEGNMGLSGPSLDEICRDIHASTPHETPESEEEEEEEEEVLTWITAVKGVIPGIAFGWVIGYILVYYKPEWFMNHFVQSSEDAAATQLIKEVFDNLPEESERRNPKQPPCPNLD, encoded by the coding sequence ATGATCAATGATACGTTTCCCTTCTGGCTGCGTTCTCTACCAGAGCTAAAAATTCTTGTATTACGCTCCAATGCCTTCCATGGACTGATGCATCAAACTTCGTTCCCTAAGTTGCAAATCATCGACATATCGCACAACCACTTCAATGGAGCTTTGCCATCAGACTACTTTGTGAAGTGGATTGCTATGTCATCACTTGGGACGGTATCTGATCAGCCGGACGAAATGTACATGGGATATTACTATTACCAAGATTCAATGGTGTTGATGAATAAAGGTTTAGAGGTGGAGCTTGTACGTATCCTAAAAATTTTCAGAGCACTTGACTTTTCAGGAAACAAATTTGAAGGAGAGATCCCAAGGTCCATAGGTCAATTGAAAGAGCTTCATGTGCTCAACTTTTCGAACAATGCTTTCACTGGCCACATCCCTTCATCTCTAGGAAACCTGACAGCTCTTGAGTCACTCGATGTTTCCCAAAACCAGCTTTCAGGAGAAATTCCTCAAGAGCTAGGGAGCCTCTCATTCCTTTCATACATGAACTTCTCTCATAACCAGCTTTCTGGTCTAGTACCTGGAGGCACCCAGTTTCGAAGGCAGAACTGCACTTCATTTGAGGGTAACATGGGACTTTCTGGCCCTTCTCTTGACGAAATTTGCAGAGATATTCACGCGTCAACACCACATGAAACGCCGGAATCAGAGGAGGAAGAAGAAGAAGAGGAAGAGGTGTTGACTTGGATAACAGCTGTAAAGGGAGTCATACCTGGTATTGCCTTTGGATGGGTGATTGGATACATACTTGTTTACTACAAACCAGAGTGGTTCATGAACCATTTTGTCCAAAGCAGCGAAGATGCAGCAGCAACACAACTCATTAAAGAG